In Brevibacterium pigmentatum, the sequence TGCGGCCGCTCCCACCCGCCGGCTTCGAAGAACACGGCTCCGAGATCGGCCTCACGCTGCCACATCGGCGACCGGCGGATGTCGCGATCGCTGCTCCACTGCTCGCCGGGATGGACGATCCCATAGGTCTTGTTGAAGGCTTCGGAGGTGCGCGCCTTCACATGGGCGCGGGTGCGCTGGTGGGAGTGGAAGCGAGCGATGTCGGCGCCTTGGATATCGATCTCCGGCAGTCCGTTCGTCATCCACTCGGCCACCGCCCGACCGACTCCGGGCCCTTCCTTCACCCACACGGCCGCCGCCGACCACAAGCCCTTCACCTCGGGTGATTCGCCGAGGATGGGCGCCCCGTCCGGGGTCAGCGAGAGCAGACCGTTGATGGCGTAGCGGATCTCGACGTCCGGGTTCGACAGCACTTCGGGCATGAGTTCGACGGCCTGTTCGAGCTGCGGATCGAAGTCCTCGTCCGTGAACGGCATCTCCGTGGGGGAGAGCTTCGCCGCCTCGATCGAGGGGATCTCGTCGGGGTCGTGGAGGATCGGCCGGTGGGCATAGGAGCCGATCTCCATATCGGATCCGTGCTGACGTTCGTAGCAGAAGGTGTCCATGTCCCGCACGATCGGAAACGAGATCTCGCCGGGACGTTCGGTCAGCTGCGGGACGGGCCCGACGCTGATCATCTGGTGGACCGCCGGAGTCAGCGGAATCGCGGCACCGGCCATGGCAGCAATCCGCGGGGACCACACGCCGCAGGCGATGAGGACTCGGTTCGTCGCGATCTCGCCCTTCGTCGTGTGCACGGCCACGATCTGCCCGTCGTCGACATCGATGCCGGTCACCTCGGTGTTCGGCGAGACCGTGAGCGCTCCCTTGGCTTCGGCGGATTCGCGCATCATCGTGCCCGCCCGCACGGAGTCGACGACTCCGACGGTCGGTGTCCAGAACGCGCCGAGGATGACCTCGGGATCGAGGAACGGCACCTTCTCGACCACCTCGGCGGGGGTGACGAGGGAGGATTCGATGCCCCACGCGCGGGCCGAAGCCATGCGTCGCCGCAGCTCCTCCATGCGCTCTTCGGTGCGGGCGACCTCGAAGCCACCGGATTCGGTGAAGACGCCGAGTTCTTGGTACTGGCGCATGCTGTCGAGGGTGAGGTCGGCGATCTCACGCGAGTGATCGACGGGGAAGATGAAGTTCGAGGCGTGCCCGGTCGAACCGCCCGGGTTCGGCAGCGGACCCTTGTCGACCTGGACGATATCGGTCCACCCGAGCTCGGCGAGGTGATGGACGAGGCTGTTGCCGACGATGCCAGCTCCGACAACGACGACGCTGGCCTGGGCGGGGACGGAAGCCATGAGCAGGCTCCTCTCTGAAGGCATCTTCGCCTTCACCGGCATTGTTGCGAACTATGCAACGATGCGCGCTATGTGGAACTGCGTACGATGATCGTCCTCCGCCGAGGCGGGTGTGTCAAGAGGTTGTCTGCGCCGTCTTCGTCGGGTTGAGTGACCGTGTTGAGCGCGGCTTCAGGGGTGACCGGCGAGGCTGCCGTCAGCGCGTCCGTGCCGAGCTCGCGTGGTTCAGCGTTGTGAATCAGTGTTCGTGCCAACCGAGGCGCGCGGAGATGTCGGCCGCAGCCTGAGTGAGCAGGTCTCTGGCAGACGTGACCTTGTCGGTGGTGAACCGGAAGCTCGGACCCGAAGCCGAGATCGAGGCGATGACGTCCCCGTCGGCATTGCGTACGGGAGCGGACACGGCGGTCAGCCCGACTTCGAGCTCATCGATGACGAGCGAGAATCCGGTGGCGGCCACCTCGGCGACCTGGGTGAGCAGCTGCGGGACCGAGGTCACCGTGTGCGGGGTGTAGCGGGTCAGCTTCGCGCCCAGAGTCTCGCGCATGCCTGACTCGCTCAGCGCGGAGAGCAGGACTTTGCCGTTGGAGGTCGCGTGCAGCGGAATGCGCTGCCCGACCCAGTTGTGGCTCTGCACCGAGGATGTCGACGAGGCCTGATCGAGGTAGAGGGCGGCGCCGTCGGAGAGGACGGCGACGTTGATCGTCTCACCGGTCGCCTCGGCGAGCATCTTGGTGATCGGGCGGGCCTCCTGAACGATGTCGAGGCGTGCCGTCGTCGCTCCAGCGAGGCGGAGGATGGACAGGCCCAACCGGTATCTGCCGCGGTGGTGGTCCTGTTCGACGAGTCCACGGGCCTCGAGGGTGGAGACGATGCGCGAAGCCGTCGACTTGTGCACCCCGAGCTCACCGGCGATCTCGGTGATCCCGGCGAGC encodes:
- a CDS encoding GcvT family protein, encoding MASVPAQASVVVVGAGIVGNSLVHHLAELGWTDIVQVDKGPLPNPGGSTGHASNFIFPVDHSREIADLTLDSMRQYQELGVFTESGGFEVARTEERMEELRRRMASARAWGIESSLVTPAEVVEKVPFLDPEVILGAFWTPTVGVVDSVRAGTMMRESAEAKGALTVSPNTEVTGIDVDDGQIVAVHTTKGEIATNRVLIACGVWSPRIAAMAGAAIPLTPAVHQMISVGPVPQLTERPGEISFPIVRDMDTFCYERQHGSDMEIGSYAHRPILHDPDEIPSIEAAKLSPTEMPFTDEDFDPQLEQAVELMPEVLSNPDVEIRYAINGLLSLTPDGAPILGESPEVKGLWSAAAVWVKEGPGVGRAVAEWMTNGLPEIDIQGADIARFHSHQRTRAHVKARTSEAFNKTYGIVHPGEQWSSDRDIRRSPMWQREADLGAVFFEAGGWERPQWFESNAGLLEEFGDAVMDRSAEWDSRWWSPIINAEHLAMRHRAGLVDLSSFVIFDVFGPAALDAVQTIALAQMDVAVGRVVYTPILDENGGFRSDLTIMRLAHNRFRVVTGAAHGMVDLKWFADRLPDTGAQIADLTSSWTTIGLWGPRARDILGELTSAVVSHEGFRFGTARRIEIGSLEVLASRISYVGDLGWELYVPMESGLKLWDMLMEAGHEHGLIPVGLGVYGTTGRIEKGYRAFGAELDSERSVVEVGMSRPKVKSQDFIGRAAHLRHREEEPKTVLCSLTVDDHTSASGEKRYMLGGEPIVSAEGQPLVDGHGRPAYVTSAGSAPSLGKHVLMAFLPPAEAVLGNQLQVVYMEEFYPVTVASVDSTPLFDPDNKCIRR
- a CDS encoding IclR family transcriptional regulator: MSNSEVGSGGVQSVDRAVTILEIIARTGLAGITEIAGELGVHKSTASRIVSTLEARGLVEQDHHRGRYRLGLSILRLAGATTARLDIVQEARPITKMLAEATGETINVAVLSDGAALYLDQASSTSSVQSHNWVGQRIPLHATSNGKVLLSALSESGMRETLGAKLTRYTPHTVTSVPQLLTQVAEVAATGFSLVIDELEVGLTAVSAPVRNADGDVIASISASGPSFRFTTDKVTSARDLLTQAAADISARLGWHEH